From Streptomyces griseorubiginosus, one genomic window encodes:
- the argC gene encoding N-acetyl-gamma-glutamyl-phosphate reductase, protein MAVRAAVAGASGYAGGEVLRLLLAHPEVEVGALTGNSNAGQRLGSLQPHLLPLADRVLQETTADVLAGHDVVFLALPHGQSAAVAEQLGPDVLVVDMGADFRLKDAADWEKFYGSAHAGTWPYGLPELPGARTALEGSKRIAVPGCYPTATSLALFPAYAAGLAENQAVIVAASGTSGAGKAPKPHLLGSEVMGSMSPYGVGGGHRHTPEIVQNLSGVAGSKVNVSFTPTLAPMPRGILATCSAQAKPGVTAESVRAAYEKAFADEPFVHLLPEGQWPATASVYGSNGVQVQVALDEAVGRIIAISAIDNLTKGTAGGAVQSMNIALGLPEELGLSTIGVAP, encoded by the coding sequence ATGGCGGTACGTGCGGCAGTGGCCGGAGCGAGTGGATACGCGGGCGGTGAGGTCCTGCGGCTGCTCCTGGCGCACCCCGAGGTCGAGGTCGGCGCCCTGACCGGCAACTCCAACGCCGGCCAGCGACTCGGCTCGCTCCAGCCCCACCTGCTGCCGCTGGCCGACCGGGTGCTCCAGGAGACCACGGCCGACGTCCTCGCCGGACACGACGTCGTGTTCCTCGCCCTGCCCCACGGCCAGTCCGCCGCCGTTGCCGAGCAGCTCGGCCCGGACGTCCTCGTCGTCGACATGGGCGCCGACTTCCGGCTCAAGGACGCGGCCGACTGGGAGAAGTTCTACGGCTCCGCGCACGCCGGCACCTGGCCCTACGGCCTTCCCGAACTGCCGGGTGCCCGCACCGCGCTGGAGGGGTCCAAGCGCATCGCGGTGCCCGGCTGCTACCCGACCGCGACCTCGCTCGCCCTGTTCCCGGCCTACGCCGCGGGCCTCGCCGAGAACCAGGCCGTGATCGTCGCCGCCTCCGGCACCTCCGGCGCGGGCAAGGCGCCCAAGCCCCACCTGCTGGGCAGCGAGGTCATGGGCTCCATGTCGCCGTACGGCGTCGGCGGCGGTCACCGGCACACGCCGGAGATCGTCCAGAACCTCAGCGGGGTGGCCGGTTCGAAGGTGAACGTCTCCTTCACGCCCACCCTCGCGCCGATGCCCCGTGGCATCCTCGCCACGTGCAGCGCCCAGGCCAAGCCCGGCGTCACCGCCGAGTCCGTCCGCGCCGCCTACGAGAAGGCCTTCGCCGACGAGCCCTTCGTCCACCTGCTCCCCGAGGGCCAGTGGCCCGCCACGGCGTCCGTCTACGGTTCGAACGGCGTTCAGGTGCAGGTCGCCCTCGACGAGGCCGTGGGTCGCATCATCGCGATCAGCGCCATCGACAACCTGACCAAGGGCACCGCCGGTGGTGCCGTCCAGAGCATGAACATCGCCCTCGGACTCCCCGAGGAGCTCGGTCTTTCCA